One segment of Bacillus alkalisoli DNA contains the following:
- a CDS encoding F0F1 ATP synthase subunit epsilon has product MKTLTVSVVTPDGPVYESDAEMVVAKAQSGELGVLPGHIPMVAPLQIGAVRIKNGTTTELVAVTGGFLEVRPDKVTILAQSAEAAEKIDVTRAEEARKRAEGRIQSKQDDIDFRRAELALQRAINRLNVAKKR; this is encoded by the coding sequence ATGAAGACGTTAACTGTCAGTGTAGTTACTCCCGATGGCCCGGTTTATGAATCTGACGCAGAAATGGTAGTAGCAAAAGCTCAAAGTGGCGAGCTTGGTGTTTTACCTGGACATATACCGATGGTTGCTCCACTGCAAATAGGTGCCGTACGTATCAAAAATGGTACAACAACGGAACTAGTGGCTGTTACTGGAGGATTTTTAGAAGTACGTCCTGATAAAGTGACAATCTTAGCTCAGTCTGCGGAAGCAGCTGAAAAGATTGATGTTACTCGTGCGGAAGAAGCGAGAAAACGTGCAGAAGGTCGTATCCAGTCGAAACAAGACGATATTGACTTCCGTCGCGCAGAACTTGCACTTCAACGTGCAATCAACCGCTTAAACGTAGCCAAAAAACGATAA
- a CDS encoding ATP-binding protein, whose product MPKIELPYHTLPFPVFTIDNNFNVLKSSEVVIRNFPRVENFLEIVDRKNHLKLKNALIKNKNKIELNLLGIHNQPILYDVYLQKAKSEMTFLYCIKKQPRSQHINSVKKSKEKRMEKEILSIQESMDELIFTNWKMENDSLLHNESARSNKFANSIADELQGSLLSLRGYMQLVKPQLEGFDEINEVNGALQEINRANNLINQYISTTNTTKLIKEHVNIQHLISECVASFTPEAEKINCQIHYMKKEILPAIYIDAKQIKQVILNILRNALDSIKQSKTIENGLIEITTKVESNCIIISIEENGSQIKEVLEKNTIKASNPQTKQKVKSLSLSLKIMKQHDGTIDQVTSGENGSTFLLKLPLS is encoded by the coding sequence ATGCCGAAAATAGAGCTTCCCTATCATACCCTTCCTTTCCCTGTATTTACTATAGATAATAACTTTAATGTACTCAAATCATCTGAAGTAGTCATACGAAATTTTCCAAGAGTAGAAAACTTCTTAGAAATAGTCGATAGGAAAAATCACTTAAAACTAAAAAATGCACTCATCAAAAATAAGAATAAAATTGAGCTAAACCTACTAGGGATTCACAACCAACCAATTTTGTATGATGTATATTTACAAAAAGCCAAATCAGAAATGACTTTTCTATATTGCATTAAAAAACAGCCGAGATCGCAGCATATTAATTCAGTTAAGAAGAGTAAGGAAAAACGTATGGAAAAAGAAATTTTGTCCATTCAAGAATCAATGGATGAACTTATATTTACTAATTGGAAAATGGAAAACGATTCACTATTACACAACGAAAGCGCAAGATCTAACAAATTTGCCAACTCAATTGCCGATGAATTACAAGGTTCACTTCTAAGCCTTCGAGGATATATGCAACTAGTAAAACCACAATTAGAAGGGTTCGATGAAATAAACGAGGTAAATGGTGCATTGCAAGAAATAAATAGAGCAAACAACTTAATAAACCAGTACATTTCTACAACAAATACAACCAAGCTGATAAAGGAACATGTGAACATACAGCATTTAATAAGTGAGTGTGTCGCTTCTTTTACCCCAGAAGCGGAAAAAATCAATTGCCAGATTCATTACATGAAAAAAGAAATTTTGCCCGCCATATATATAGATGCTAAACAAATAAAACAAGTAATCCTAAACATTTTGAGAAATGCTCTAGACTCCATTAAACAAAGTAAAACAATAGAAAACGGTCTTATAGAAATAACGACGAAAGTAGAGTCAAATTGTATCATTATCTCAATCGAAGAAAATGGCTCACAAATAAAAGAGGTTTTGGAAAAAAACACGATCAAAGCTTCCAACCCTCAAACTAAACAAAAAGTGAAAAGTTTATCTCTCTCTCTTAAAATTATGAAGCAACACGACGGAACAATTGACCAAGTAACCTCTGGCGAAAATGGATCTACTTTTTTATTAAAGCTTCCACTTAGCTAG
- a CDS encoding NADH-quinone oxidoreductase subunit A, with the protein MNLLNLYQNSYMIVFVFLTLGVLLPVVALAIGRVLRPHAPSTAKQTTYESGIDPFHDSRVQFNVRYYIFALLFVIFDVETVFLYPWAVAYDQLGIFALIEMLIFVVMLLIGLIYAWKKKVLKWT; encoded by the coding sequence ATGAATCTACTAAACTTATATCAAAATAGCTATATGATAGTATTCGTGTTTTTAACGTTAGGAGTATTACTTCCAGTCGTAGCGCTTGCAATAGGAAGAGTGTTACGTCCGCATGCACCGAGCACAGCAAAACAAACGACTTATGAGAGTGGTATCGATCCATTCCACGACTCACGCGTACAATTCAACGTACGTTACTACATTTTCGCATTACTATTTGTCATATTCGATGTAGAAACAGTATTTCTATATCCATGGGCAGTAGCATACGACCAACTAGGCATCTTCGCACTAATTGAAATGCTTATCTTCGTTGTCATGTTACTAATCGGACTTATTTATGCTTGGAAGAAGAAGGTGTTAAAATGGACCTAA
- a CDS encoding NuoB/complex I 20 kDa subunit family protein: protein MNLENISPEEMEELRQTVFLTTLEEVKAWARSNSLWPMTFGLACCAIEMMGVGSSHYDLDRFGSFFRTSPRQSDCMIVSGTVTKKMAPVLKRLYDQMPEPKWVIAMGSCATAGGPYIKSYAVVKGVDQIVPVDVYIPGCPPNPAALIYGINKLREKIRYEAKTGKKVI, encoded by the coding sequence ATGAACCTCGAAAATATCTCGCCAGAAGAAATGGAAGAACTGCGTCAAACAGTATTCCTAACAACATTAGAAGAAGTAAAAGCTTGGGCACGAAGCAACTCTTTATGGCCGATGACATTCGGTTTAGCTTGTTGTGCCATCGAAATGATGGGAGTAGGTTCTTCCCATTACGACTTGGATCGTTTCGGATCGTTTTTCCGTACTTCTCCAAGACAATCTGACTGTATGATTGTTTCAGGTACCGTTACGAAAAAAATGGCACCTGTCCTAAAACGTCTTTACGACCAAATGCCTGAGCCGAAATGGGTAATTGCAATGGGGTCCTGTGCAACAGCTGGCGGTCCGTACATTAAATCCTACGCAGTAGTGAAGGGTGTCGACCAAATAGTACCAGTTGATGTTTACATTCCAGGATGTCCACCAAACCCAGCGGCTCTTATTTATGGAATTAATAAATTACGCGAGAAAATTCGCTACGAAGCAAAGACTGGGAAGAAGGTGATCTAG
- a CDS encoding NADH-quinone oxidoreductase subunit C → MSEEKSLEQQKKEAAEKAKAAALARKQARENAAAKTEQTTEQDAPAVETEASQPAENADLAKKKAAAAAKAKAAAAAKAKAAALAKKNGEEVPATAEVDSSDAGDDEKAKKIAAAKAKAAAAAKAKAAALAKKNGDADTAVSSDSAEDEKAKKIAAAKAKAAAAAKAKAAAKAKQEDGAAAPAGDLADEKAKAIAAAKAKAKAAAAAKAKAAAAAKGGATSSDDAQAETTPSPNQKYLDKYVKVITDHLGVDVLEDSYINNLSKDVPTLVVKLDAYYKVAEYIRYNEQLSFDYLSEHHGSDFETHMEVYMHLYSYKNNQSVALKVKLDRDEPTVPSVVPLWAGANWPERESFDLLGIKFTGHPNLTRIMMPDDWVGHPLRKDYEPFDVEV, encoded by the coding sequence ATGAGCGAAGAAAAAAGCTTAGAACAACAGAAAAAAGAAGCAGCAGAAAAAGCAAAAGCAGCAGCACTAGCTCGTAAACAAGCACGAGAAAACGCAGCAGCCAAAACTGAACAAACAACTGAGCAAGACGCACCGGCTGTTGAGACGGAAGCTAGCCAACCGGCCGAAAACGCGGACTTAGCAAAAAAGAAAGCTGCAGCAGCCGCAAAAGCAAAAGCCGCAGCAGCAGCGAAAGCGAAAGCTGCAGCACTAGCGAAGAAAAACGGTGAAGAAGTTCCAGCAACAGCTGAAGTCGATTCAAGCGACGCAGGCGACGACGAAAAAGCGAAGAAGATTGCAGCCGCAAAAGCAAAAGCAGCTGCAGCAGCGAAAGCAAAAGCCGCGGCACTAGCAAAGAAAAACGGCGACGCAGATACAGCTGTTTCATCCGATTCAGCAGAAGACGAAAAAGCGAAAAAAATCGCAGCAGCGAAAGCAAAAGCAGCAGCAGCTGCAAAAGCGAAAGCTGCAGCAAAAGCAAAACAAGAAGACGGAGCAGCCGCACCTGCAGGCGACTTAGCAGATGAAAAAGCAAAAGCAATTGCCGCTGCAAAAGCAAAGGCGAAAGCAGCCGCGGCCGCAAAAGCAAAAGCAGCTGCAGCAGCAAAAGGTGGAGCAACTTCGAGTGATGATGCACAAGCAGAAACAACACCATCGCCAAACCAAAAATATTTAGACAAGTATGTCAAAGTAATAACAGATCACCTTGGAGTAGATGTATTAGAAGATTCCTATATCAACAACCTTTCTAAAGACGTTCCAACATTAGTCGTGAAGTTAGATGCTTACTATAAAGTAGCGGAATACATACGTTACAACGAGCAACTAAGCTTTGATTACTTATCAGAACATCACGGATCAGACTTTGAAACACATATGGAAGTATACATGCACTTATATTCTTATAAAAACAATCAATCCGTAGCATTAAAAGTAAAGTTAGACCGCGACGAGCCGACCGTTCCTTCTGTTGTTCCTCTATGGGCAGGAGCAAACTGGCCAGAGCGTGAAAGTTTCGACTTACTTGGCATTAAGTTCACAGGTCATCCGAACTTAACGCGAATCATGATGCCGGACGATTGGGTAGGACATCCGTTGCGCAAAGATTATGAGCCGTTCGATGTGGAGGTGTAG
- a CDS encoding NADH-quinone oxidoreductase subunit D, which yields MIRTEEMLLNVGPQHPSTHGVFRLVVKIDGETITEATPVVGYLHRGTEKLAENLQYTQIIPYTDRMDYLSAMTNNYVLVHAVETMMGLEIPEKAEYLRVLAMELGRVASHLVWYGTYLLDIGAVSPFLYAFREREMIINLLNELSGARLTFNYMRVGGVKWDAPEGWIEKVEEFIPYMRDQLKGYHDLVTGNEIFMNRVKGVGRYTKEDAINYSLSGANLRCTGVKWDLRKDEPYSIYDRFDFDVPTQDGGDAWARYHVRMAEIEESLKIIEQAVAQFPHDGEIMAKVPRIIKAPKGEAYVRIESPRGEIGCYISSDGKKEPYRLKFRRPSFYNLQILPKLLEGENMANLITILGAIDIVLGEVDG from the coding sequence ATGATTCGCACGGAAGAAATGCTATTAAACGTTGGACCACAGCATCCAAGTACGCACGGAGTTTTCCGACTAGTCGTTAAAATTGACGGGGAAACCATTACAGAAGCTACACCTGTAGTAGGGTACCTTCATCGTGGTACAGAAAAGCTAGCAGAAAACTTACAATACACTCAAATCATTCCTTACACAGATCGTATGGATTACTTATCTGCGATGACAAACAACTACGTACTTGTGCACGCAGTAGAAACAATGATGGGACTTGAAATTCCGGAAAAAGCGGAATACTTACGTGTTCTAGCGATGGAGCTTGGAAGAGTTGCTTCTCACCTTGTATGGTATGGCACCTACTTACTTGACATCGGAGCAGTAAGTCCATTCCTTTACGCTTTCCGTGAACGAGAAATGATTATCAACTTACTAAACGAACTTTCTGGAGCACGTCTAACGTTCAACTACATGCGTGTAGGTGGCGTAAAGTGGGATGCACCAGAAGGCTGGATTGAAAAAGTAGAAGAATTCATTCCATACATGCGCGATCAGCTAAAAGGATACCATGACTTAGTAACAGGAAACGAAATCTTCATGAACCGTGTAAAAGGCGTTGGCCGCTACACGAAAGAAGATGCGATTAACTACTCACTAAGTGGTGCAAACCTTCGTTGTACAGGCGTGAAGTGGGATCTTCGTAAAGATGAGCCATATTCGATTTACGATCGTTTCGACTTTGACGTTCCAACACAAGATGGTGGAGATGCATGGGCTCGTTACCACGTGCGCATGGCAGAAATCGAAGAATCATTAAAAATTATCGAGCAAGCGGTCGCTCAGTTCCCACATGATGGGGAAATTATGGCGAAAGTACCTCGTATCATTAAAGCTCCTAAAGGAGAGGCATACGTTCGTATCGAATCTCCGCGTGGAGAAATTGGATGTTATATTTCGTCTGATGGAAAAAAAGAGCCATACCGCCTGAAGTTCCGTCGACCATCATTCTATAACCTTCAAATTCTTCCGAAACTATTAGAGGGCGAAAACATGGCAAACTTAATAACTATTTTAGGTGCCATCGACATCGTTCTAGGGGAGGTTGACGGCTAA
- the nuoH gene encoding NADH-quinone oxidoreductase subunit NuoH, protein MMEQLLHSSPGLMNFLIFFGLATALLLAVLGFVTYGILAERKVMGFMQNRMGPNQVGGRFGLLQTVADVLKLLLKEDTIPKLADRPLYILAPVIAFTPAFMVLAVIPFTDKFQFADIGVGLLYYIAISGLTTVGVVTAGWASNNKYSLLGGMRAAAQMISYEVPLVMSVIGVVLLTGSLNLNAIVAQQGELVWYIFLQPIGFVIFLIASVAELNRTPFDLPEAESELVAGYHVEYSGFRWAFFMLAEYVYLFAMASLTTVLFLGGWLPPFEFLGFIPGAVWFALKFSFIVFLLIWFRVTFPRLRADQLMEFGWKVLLPVALANIFITAIIKEIFFK, encoded by the coding sequence ATGATGGAACAACTTTTACACTCCTCACCGGGCTTGATGAACTTTCTCATCTTTTTCGGATTAGCAACAGCCTTACTACTTGCCGTTCTAGGTTTCGTTACATACGGAATTCTTGCAGAACGTAAAGTAATGGGATTCATGCAAAACCGTATGGGTCCTAACCAAGTTGGAGGACGCTTTGGTTTATTACAAACAGTTGCCGACGTTTTAAAACTTCTTTTAAAAGAAGATACGATTCCAAAACTTGCGGATCGTCCTTTATACATTTTAGCACCTGTTATCGCCTTTACACCGGCATTTATGGTATTAGCAGTTATTCCATTTACAGATAAGTTCCAATTTGCTGATATTGGCGTAGGATTACTTTACTATATCGCGATTTCTGGATTAACGACGGTTGGGGTTGTAACAGCTGGTTGGGCATCAAACAACAAGTATTCTTTACTTGGTGGGATGCGTGCGGCAGCTCAAATGATCTCGTATGAAGTACCGTTAGTTATGTCTGTTATCGGAGTTGTCCTTTTAACAGGTAGTTTGAACTTAAACGCTATCGTGGCACAGCAAGGTGAACTTGTATGGTACATCTTCTTACAGCCAATTGGCTTTGTTATTTTCTTAATCGCATCTGTTGCAGAGTTGAACCGTACGCCGTTTGACTTACCTGAAGCAGAATCGGAGCTAGTTGCAGGTTATCATGTTGAGTATTCTGGATTCCGTTGGGCATTTTTCATGCTGGCAGAGTACGTGTACTTATTCGCAATGGCATCCCTGACAACCGTTCTATTCTTAGGTGGTTGGTTACCTCCATTTGAATTCTTAGGATTCATTCCAGGAGCGGTTTGGTTCGCGTTAAAATTCAGTTTCATCGTGTTCCTATTAATCTGGTTCCGTGTAACGTTCCCACGTCTACGCGCAGACCAACTAATGGAGTTCGGCTGGAAAGTGTTACTACCAGTAGCACTGGCGAACATCTTTATCACAGCAATTATAAAAGAAATTTTCTTTAAATGA
- the nuoI gene encoding NADH-quinone oxidoreductase subunit NuoI, giving the protein MRGLAKGLKYTLKNLTMKKVTYDYPNEPLPLPDRFRGIQKFYPEKCIVCNQCANICPTDCIQLTGKKHPDPTKKGKIIDTYDINFEICILCDLCTEVCPTEAIIMTNNFELAEYSRDHLFKDLQWLDENDTNIRKENKA; this is encoded by the coding sequence ATGCGCGGTCTTGCAAAAGGTTTGAAGTATACCCTAAAAAACTTAACGATGAAAAAAGTAACGTACGATTACCCAAATGAGCCGCTACCTTTACCGGACAGGTTCCGTGGGATCCAAAAGTTTTACCCAGAGAAATGTATCGTTTGTAACCAATGTGCGAACATTTGTCCAACCGACTGCATTCAGTTAACAGGGAAAAAACATCCTGACCCGACGAAAAAAGGGAAAATTATCGATACGTACGATATAAACTTTGAGATTTGTATTTTATGTGACCTTTGTACAGAGGTTTGTCCAACAGAAGCAATCATTATGACAAACAACTTTGAACTAGCGGAGTATAGTAGAGACCACCTGTTTAAAGACTTACAATGGTTAGATGAAAATGATACGAACATTAGGAAGGAGAATAAAGCATGA
- a CDS encoding NADH-quinone oxidoreductase subunit J, giving the protein MSVSGEFIAFFGLAIAAIAGGVLMLNLSKVVHMVVALVFTFVSIAGIYVLLSAEFVAAVQILIYSGAITIVMLFGIMLTRHNDTSETTGWFRKLAVLLGVIGFAGVVYLGVYNLDLGEQATELHVNNTEQIGISIYAHYVIPFELTSVLLLVALVGAIILAKRDDEEEEEAKEK; this is encoded by the coding sequence ATGAGTGTAAGCGGTGAATTTATCGCATTTTTCGGATTAGCTATTGCTGCGATTGCCGGCGGCGTGCTCATGCTTAACCTTTCGAAAGTCGTGCACATGGTCGTAGCCCTTGTGTTCACTTTCGTCAGTATCGCAGGTATTTACGTACTGCTTTCAGCGGAGTTCGTAGCAGCTGTTCAAATTTTAATTTATTCTGGTGCGATTACAATTGTTATGTTGTTTGGAATCATGTTAACTCGTCACAATGACACGAGCGAGACGACTGGTTGGTTCCGCAAACTAGCGGTACTACTAGGTGTTATCGGTTTTGCAGGCGTTGTGTACCTAGGTGTATACAACCTAGACTTAGGCGAGCAAGCAACAGAATTACATGTGAACAACACAGAGCAAATTGGTATATCCATCTATGCACATTACGTTATCCCATTCGAATTAACGTCCGTTTTACTATTAGTTGCCCTTGTTGGAGCAATTATTTTAGCAAAACGTGACGATGAAGAAGAAGAGGAGGCGAAGGAGAAATGA
- the nuoK gene encoding NADH-quinone oxidoreductase subunit NuoK — protein MSSVPLSAYLVLALILFCIGLYGALTKRNVIIVLISIELMLNAVNINLVAFSKFGINPDITGQVFALFVITVAAAEVAVGIAILIALYRNRRTVNVDEMNTLKN, from the coding sequence ATGAGTTCAGTACCATTATCCGCCTACCTTGTATTAGCACTTATCTTGTTCTGTATCGGTCTTTACGGTGCACTAACAAAACGAAATGTTATTATCGTGCTCATCTCGATTGAGCTTATGTTAAATGCAGTAAACATCAATTTAGTGGCGTTTAGTAAATTCGGGATAAATCCGGACATTACCGGGCAAGTTTTCGCCCTATTTGTCATCACCGTAGCAGCAGCGGAAGTAGCAGTAGGTATCGCGATCCTCATCGCCCTATACCGCAACCGCCGCACAGTCAACGTCGATGAAATGAACACATTAAAAAACTAA
- the nuoL gene encoding NADH-quinone oxidoreductase subunit L, producing the protein MMENAWIIPLFPLVSFILLLLVGKRLKESSAYIGIALTGLALIFSVMALWDRLSAPTFKSTFTWLTIGEVQLTAGYEVNQLNALMLVVVSLVSLLVHIYSKGYMHGDHRINVFYAYLGLFTFAMLALVLSPNLLQLYFFWELVGVGSFLLIGFYFFKEDAKAAAKKAFIMTRIGDVGLFIGIILLFWQVGSFEYSDIFAAVTAGAISYEMITLIAILIFIGAIGKSGQFPLHSWLPDAMEGPTPVSALIHAATMVAAGVYLVATLFPLFEASEFAMLTVAIVGAFTAIFAASIGLVQKDIKRVLAYSTVSQLGFMMLALGSAGYVAGVFHLTTHAFFKALLFLAAGSVIHAAHTQNIEEMGGLWKKLRVTGLLFLIGTLAISGVPFFSGFFSKEEILLAAWANNPFLFVLALIAAFFTAFYMFRLFFMVFGGEARGDQKGVHESPKVMLVPMMVLGVLAVIAGYMNTPWFGFFLGDWLTEGTTMYGPSHISGPLWIMIVATLVSFAGIALAYFMYSKRSIPRDYFSSGAPMLYSILYNKYFVDQFYKGTFGYGTRMISLFLKYIDEFLVKGSMKGIAAATMTLGKLGAKAQNGQVQTYSAVAFVGLAILLVIFVITGGYVG; encoded by the coding sequence ATGATGGAGAATGCTTGGATTATCCCGCTTTTTCCGCTGGTCTCCTTTATCCTATTACTTCTTGTCGGAAAAAGATTAAAAGAATCAAGTGCCTATATCGGAATCGCACTAACAGGCCTTGCACTTATTTTTTCCGTCATGGCGCTATGGGATCGGCTATCAGCACCAACATTTAAATCTACGTTTACTTGGCTTACCATTGGAGAAGTACAGCTAACAGCGGGGTATGAAGTTAACCAATTAAACGCGTTAATGCTTGTTGTAGTGTCACTTGTCAGCTTACTTGTACATATTTATTCGAAAGGCTACATGCACGGCGACCACCGAATCAACGTGTTTTATGCTTATCTAGGATTATTTACATTTGCAATGTTGGCACTTGTTCTATCACCAAACTTACTTCAACTCTATTTTTTCTGGGAGTTAGTAGGAGTAGGGTCATTCTTATTAATCGGGTTCTATTTTTTCAAAGAAGATGCAAAAGCAGCAGCGAAAAAAGCGTTCATTATGACGCGTATCGGGGACGTTGGTCTATTTATCGGGATTATCCTTTTATTCTGGCAAGTAGGAAGCTTCGAATACTCTGATATTTTCGCAGCCGTAACAGCTGGCGCGATTTCTTATGAAATGATTACCCTTATTGCGATATTAATTTTCATCGGGGCGATCGGAAAATCTGGTCAGTTCCCATTACACTCATGGTTACCAGATGCGATGGAAGGTCCAACACCAGTATCGGCACTTATCCACGCCGCAACGATGGTAGCAGCAGGGGTATACTTAGTAGCAACACTATTCCCGTTATTTGAAGCAAGCGAATTCGCGATGCTAACGGTAGCAATCGTCGGTGCGTTCACGGCAATTTTTGCTGCATCGATCGGTTTAGTGCAAAAAGACATTAAACGTGTGTTAGCATACTCCACTGTTTCTCAGTTAGGATTCATGATGCTTGCATTAGGTTCTGCTGGCTATGTGGCAGGAGTATTCCACTTAACAACACACGCATTCTTTAAAGCGTTACTGTTCTTAGCAGCAGGTAGCGTCATCCATGCCGCTCATACGCAAAACATCGAAGAGATGGGTGGACTTTGGAAAAAGCTACGTGTAACAGGGCTATTGTTTTTAATCGGAACACTAGCAATTAGTGGTGTACCGTTCTTCTCCGGGTTCTTTAGTAAAGAAGAAATTTTACTAGCAGCATGGGCCAATAACCCATTCTTGTTCGTGCTAGCATTAATCGCAGCATTTTTCACAGCGTTCTACATGTTCCGCTTATTCTTCATGGTATTTGGTGGAGAAGCTCGAGGCGATCAAAAAGGTGTACACGAGTCACCAAAAGTGATGCTTGTACCAATGATGGTACTTGGTGTTTTAGCGGTTATAGCTGGGTACATGAACACACCTTGGTTCGGCTTTTTCCTAGGTGATTGGTTAACAGAAGGCACAACAATGTACGGCCCATCGCACATTAGCGGTCCACTCTGGATTATGATTGTTGCGACACTTGTCTCATTTGCGGGTATCGCACTTGCTTACTTTATGTACAGCAAACGCTCGATTCCACGTGACTATTTTAGCTCTGGCGCACCAATGCTTTATAGCATTTTATACAACAAATACTTTGTTGATCAATTTTACAAAGGAACATTCGGTTATGGCACAAGAATGATCAGTTTGTTCTTAAAATACATCGACGAATTTTTAGTAAAAGGTTCGATGAAAGGTATCGCAGCAGCAACGATGACACTTGGAAAATTAGGGGCAAAAGCTCAAAATGGCCAAGTGCAAACATATAGTGCAGTGGCGTTTGTTGGCCTTGCGATTTTACTTGTTATCTTTGTTATTACAGGGGGGTATGTAGGATGA
- a CDS encoding NADH-quinone oxidoreductase subunit M produces the protein MSGYFLSVLIFSPLLGMLALLFIPKTEEKTIKLVGVLATIPPLVLAFIAYFQYRGGASLEKFAEKRDWIQFGNPDIIEAAYGMLVYGPISYELGLSGFSLVMILLTAVLSTLSAIAAIHVKKEWKGYFLLFLLLEIGMLGVFASENLLLFFVFFEITLIPMFFLIGKWGYFEKEKAAYRFLIYNGLGSAILLIVFIILFAKTGTMNIAEITNIMTTADAATVGAVSNDLKLGLLIALLVAFGIKLPIVPLHSWMLKVHVQAPPSIVMLHAGVLLKIGAYGLIRFGVNIFPEQFQQLAVILAILGVVNLLYGAFLALIQTDFKMVLAYSSISHMGIVLIGLAAMNEAGVQGAIFQVVSHGFIAALLFFLIGIMYERVGTTEISKLGGLAKVMPITAGFFLVGAMASLGLPGMSGFVSEFMAFLGLFREMPVIAAVGTLGIILTAAYLLRAVLGMTFGTPAEYSDKVVDIRGVEWVPVVVMVFFIVLIGVFPDVLGAPLQATIEAIILGIGG, from the coding sequence ATGAGCGGTTATTTTTTATCAGTCTTAATCTTCTCCCCTCTACTTGGAATGTTAGCACTACTTTTTATTCCTAAAACGGAAGAGAAAACGATTAAACTAGTAGGAGTTCTAGCAACAATTCCACCACTTGTATTGGCATTTATCGCTTACTTTCAGTACAGAGGTGGCGCAAGCTTAGAGAAATTTGCAGAAAAAAGAGATTGGATTCAGTTCGGTAATCCAGACATTATCGAAGCAGCATACGGCATGCTTGTTTACGGACCAATCTCCTATGAACTTGGTTTAAGTGGCTTTTCATTAGTCATGATTTTACTAACGGCAGTATTATCGACATTATCGGCGATTGCTGCGATTCATGTGAAAAAAGAATGGAAAGGTTACTTCCTACTATTCTTATTACTTGAAATCGGAATGCTAGGAGTTTTCGCATCAGAAAACTTACTATTATTCTTCGTATTCTTTGAAATTACGTTAATTCCTATGTTCTTCCTAATTGGAAAATGGGGTTATTTTGAAAAAGAAAAAGCAGCTTATCGTTTCTTAATTTACAACGGACTAGGTTCTGCCATTCTACTAATTGTGTTCATCATTCTTTTCGCAAAAACAGGAACGATGAACATTGCTGAGATTACAAACATTATGACAACTGCTGATGCAGCAACAGTTGGAGCTGTGTCGAACGACCTAAAGCTAGGTTTATTAATTGCCTTATTAGTAGCGTTCGGTATTAAACTTCCAATCGTACCGCTTCATAGCTGGATGTTAAAAGTTCACGTGCAAGCACCGCCATCGATCGTTATGCTGCACGCAGGGGTATTGTTGAAAATCGGAGCTTACGGTTTAATCCGCTTTGGTGTGAACATTTTCCCTGAGCAATTCCAACAACTAGCAGTAATACTGGCTATTTTAGGAGTGGTGAACTTATTGTATGGTGCTTTCTTAGCACTAATTCAAACAGATTTCAAAATGGTACTGGCATACTCTAGTATCTCGCATATGGGAATTGTGTTAATTGGACTTGCGGCAATGAACGAAGCAGGAGTTCAAGGGGCGATTTTCCAAGTAGTATCACACGGTTTCATCGCAGCTCTTTTATTCTTCCTAATCGGAATTATGTACGAGCGCGTTGGCACAACAGAAATAAGCAAACTTGGTGGACTAGCAAAAGTGATGCCAATTACAGCAGGATTTTTCCTAGTAGGGGCAATGGCTTCACTTGGACTTCCTGGTATGAGTGGATTCGTCAGCGAGTTCATGGCGTTTTTAGGATTATTTAGAGAAATGCCAGTTATCGCAGCAGTAGGTACGCTAGGTATTATTTTAACAGCGGCATACTTACTTCGCGCAGTACTTGGCATGACATTCGGTACACCAGCGGAGTATAGCGACAAAGTAGTCGACATTCGCGGTGTAGAGTGGGTACCAGTAGTCGTAATGGTATTTTTCATCGTACTAATCGGTGTGTTCCCAGACGTACTTGGAGCACCGTTACAAGCAACGATAGAAGCAATTATTTTAGGAATAGGGGGGTGA